A genomic segment from Gossypium hirsutum isolate 1008001.06 chromosome D04, Gossypium_hirsutum_v2.1, whole genome shotgun sequence encodes:
- the LOC107899445 gene encoding mitochondrial import inner membrane translocase subunit TIM14-1: MATPFFAGLAVAAAALAGRYGIQAWQAFKARPPQPRMRKFYDGGFQPTMTRREAALILGVRENATAEKVKEQHRKVMVANHPDAGGSHYLASKINEAKDVMLGKTKGSGSAF; the protein is encoded by the exons atg GCTACACCATTTTTCGCTGGGCTTGCAGTTGCTGCAGCAGCTCTTGCTGGTAGATATGGAATACAAGCTTGGCAAGCATTTAAGGCAAGACCACCACAACCTAGAATGCGTAAATTTTACGACGGTGGTTTTCAACCTACAATGACAAGAAGAGAAGCCGCGTTGATCCTTGGTGTTCG GGAGAACGCGACAGCGGAGAAGGTGAAGGAACAACATAGGAAAGTAATGGTAGCGAACCATCCAGATGCGGGTGGGAGCCACTACCTGGCCTCGAAAATCAATGAAGCTAAAGATGTGATGCTTGGGAAGACGAAGGGCAGTGGATCTGCATTTTAA